From a single Nicotiana tabacum cultivar K326 chromosome 8, ASM71507v2, whole genome shotgun sequence genomic region:
- the LOC142163074 gene encoding uncharacterized protein LOC142163074: protein MELTITNENTSAGSFGTIKLLDMPASPIIEEYQNEIITEGTQSVIEEGQVYQDKQTIATVMKHYSVMHKYQFRVKRSSHRSYWLICVRENCNWHFKVTSINDSAMFKVKSFNRQHACTLMNDTFIQRKRTAVVVGSMIIPKYCDPKTVYTPKDIQTDMLSQHGVNLSYMQAWRAKEKALQFLRGNPADSYNKLPKYFYILEKTYPGSFVKLKKIADKCFLYAFVALCTSISGWEYCRPVVLVDGTFLKSAYRGIMLTASTMDATESLNAVTKDVRELPIFDLLEYMRTLLERWTNEKLLKVSASTDHIHTVIDGVKRYIVCLESKKYSRG, encoded by the exons atggaattgaCTATTACCAATGAGAACACAAGTGCAG GTTCATTTGGGACaataaagttacttgatatgccagCCTCTCCCATCATAGAGGAAtatcaaaatgaaataataactGAAGGTACACAAAGTGTTATCGAAGAAGGACAAGTGTATCAAGACAAGCAAACAATTGCAACTGTAATGAAGCACTATTCTGTCATGCACAAGTATCAATTCAGGGTTAAAAGATCTAGCCACAGAAG CTACTGGCTTATATGCGTAAGAGAAAACTGTAATTGGCACTTCAAGGTAACATCAATtaatgattctgcaatgttcaagGTCAAGAGCTTCAACCGACAACACGCATGCACCTTAATGAACGATACATTCATACAGCGCAAACGTACTGCAGTTGTAGTTGGTAGCATGATCATTCCAAAGTATTGTGATCCTAAGACAGTTTACACACCAAAGGACATACAAACTGACATGTTGTCCCAACACGGAGTGAACCTAAGCTACATGCAAGcatggagagcaaaggaaaaggctTTACAGTTTTTGAGAGGGAATCCGGCTGACTCCTACAACaaattacccaaatatttttatattcttgagaAGACGTATCCTGGTTCATTTGTTAAATTGAAGAAGATAGCAGATAAATGCTTTTTATATGCATTTGTTGCTCTTTGTACATCAATAAGTGGTTGGGAATATTGTAGACCAGTAGTATTGGTTGATGGGACATTCTTAAAGTCAGCCTACAGGGGGATTATGCTGACAGCAAGCACAATGGATGCAACAG AGTCGTTGAATGCTGTAACAAAAGATGTAAGAGAGCTGCCAATATTTGACCTATTAGAGTATATGAGGACACTTCTTGAACGTTGGACGAACGAGAAGTTATTGAAG GTGAGTGCTTCAACAGATCATATCCATACTGTGATAGATGGTGTGAAGCGGTACATTGTGTGTCTTGAAAGCAAGAAATATAGCCGTGGCTAG